The sequence AGGTCTGGTCTCGTCTGAGTATTTCTAAAAATATTCATTATAATAGTCCATCTATTGTGGACTGTAACGTTCAAAGTAAGCCTATGATTTCGACTACAGCCAGGCTATGGTAAGCCATGTTTGGGTTGCCGTGCTTTGCTGTGTTGCTGGCTGAATCTATATTTAGCCCAATTTCATGCAATGGAAAGAGACCGCACAGATAATCTCAGTGATCAGTCCTGCGTTCAAGAAGTGATAAGCACACAGCTCTGAAGGTGTCTCACAGGCTGTATACAGCGCTATTTATCTGCTAAAATTTGTTTGTAGAATATGAGCGCATTAGCACATTTACACTCAATGAGAGTTGATTAAACTAACTATTCATATCTTTACAGACATAGTGTCGTTATGAAtgtcttttttgtcttctttccCATTCAGATTTGGATCAGGTAATGCTGATGACTCTGTGTGACTACCCGCCTGCTGACATCTGTGAGCCCATCTTCAGAGTCGGAGAGCGTCTGAGGCTTGTGTCAGAGTGAGCTCTTACTTCACATTATTACACCACAGAGGCTCTGGTGCAAAGGCATGATGCCCTGACTAACTGACAAAAGGACTGAATTCAACTATCTGCCAACACCACAATGCTTGGGTCAATCCCTCTATAGTATTGTACAAGTTTAATTTGAAGATGCATTGTACAAGTCACATCTGAACACAGAATATGAGGAAAACACCATGATATTAAATGACGAAAAAATGGTGGCAAATCTGAAACACCAAATCCAAACTCCTCATGCAATCTATTTCCTGCAAATGATCACGGTATTCCATAAACCTGACGgtcatttgtctgtgttttctctaGGGAGGGCTACAGGTGGAAGGTGTGTTCACTCCTGACAAAAGAAGAAAACTACATTCCCCAGTGCCATGTGGCCAAAGTCTACCATGGGTAGGTCTAACACTTCCTGAGGAAAGGCCAGAGTTGAGGGGGGGAGTTGAGCCTTGCTGATGGCCGTGTCTGTTTTCAGATGGCTGTTTGAGGGAGTGAGCCGAGTGCAGGCGGAACAACTCCTTTTTCTCCGTGGCAACAGAGTGGGCTCTTTCCTCATCAGGGAGAGTAGCGCAGGTGTGTATTCATGCTGCGGTCAGACAACACTGAACCTCGACGTATTTCAGAGGTCTGAAAGGGAGAGTCCCTGATATGGTCCTAACAGGCAGTCATTTTGATTTTCTTTAAGGCACATACAGCCTCtccatcaaacacagagcagtgaAGCATTACCGCATCAACCGTCTGCCAAACAACTGGTACTACATCTCCCCACGCCTCACCTTCCAGTGCCTAGAGGACCTGGTCAACCACTATTCTGGTAAAGAAATCCTCTCCAGCCATGGTCTCTCCACCAGAGAAACATGCACTGCATGCTCTTCCTCTTACTGTATTATACAAATGGCCTTTCTAAGGGTAGAATGGAATGAGTTTTGTGTGATGGATACAGACACATGCCGTATAGAGGTACCACAGAATTAGCCCTGTGGAACTCTGATATGCTCCCTTAACACTAATATCCTTTTAAACTGTGGCAATGTTACTGAGTAGGAATGCATTTAATAGAGACGGCTTCTAATCCATTTGTTTTGTAAGGCCAAGGATGTGAgatctctgtgctgtgttccgTATCCCTCTCCCAGACGCAGCGGACGGACTGTGCTGTGTTCTCACAGGTCCCTGCCTGGGATCGTCTGACTGTGGCTGGACACAGCTGAACTCAGCTCCACCTGTAGACAGTCCACACAGCTTTGACTGGAGATGCGTCAACAGGTAAATATTTGTGGAGCAATGAACAGCCCTCGCAAAGGTTTTTCTCTCCGTGGTTGAAGAGTTAAAATGAAAGCTCATTAACCTCCATTGCCATATTCTCTATCACAAATATCACAAGCTGATGTGATTTTGGGGTGCTGTCACTGATCCGCCACTCTCCCACAGCTCTGAGCTCCTGCAGGACGAGGCCAGAGCAGCCTCCCCGGGGGAGCCCGACTCCATGCTCAGCTACGGGGTGCAGAGCAGCGTGAGCTCCTATCTGTCTCTGGCGGCGGGCGCGCAGGAGACCAAGCGCTACAGCTGGAAGCGGCGCAGAGGCAGGTCGGTGTACGTGCTTCAGCAGTCTCACCTGAGGAACAGGCTGGCCGTGGAGGAGGACAGCTACGAGAGCGTGCCTTAGTGAGGACGGCAGAGGAGGACAGCTACGAGAGCGTGCCTTAGTGAGGACGGCAGAGGAGGACAGCTATGACAGTTAGTGTGCACCTAAGATCACCCAGTGGGGGGGAGATGGGAACGGGAGGTCTTGAGGAGAAGAGGACCGTGATGAAGACTGAGGGATAAACGCTGCCTGAAGTCATGCTGAATATGATGCAATACAAAGTAGGCCTTTGATGGAAATGGGCCATCAACTGTCTGGAGATAAAACACTTAACATGACATGaagtcatttttatttttaagattTTAGTAGACTGATAGGAATCTGTATATCTCTTGCTTGCACAGTCTTGTTTAATCAAAGTACAAATAGCACACAGCACTAAGGTGTGGATCGCACAGGTGTGGAGGTTTGGAACTAACCAGCGCTAAAAGTGGTAGATGTGATCCCTGTCAAACGAAACGGCAATGACAAAGCGAAAGGCAGCGCTAGGACCATAATAATTATATTAGTCTAAACATCTCATTGCTAAGAAACGTCTCTCTATAAAGACAGATTTTTATTGGTCAGATTACCTGAAATGTTCCTAGGACAGGCTACATTAAACTGACACTGATGAGCATTACGTTGGAAAGTTGAACCAAGTTCACCTTGAATCAACGGTCTGCTCACACGTCACTAAAGTAGTGGTGTGCTGAGTCACTGGGGGAACCAAGTTCATCTTGAATCAAAGGTCTGCTCACACGTTACTAAAGTAGTGGTGTGCTGTGTCAGTGGGGTCAGCTGTTCCAATGCGACCACCAGCAAACAATAGAAAACCTGCCGCTGCTACCGCAACTACCGCTGATCAGTGTGATCCCCGCCTAATtcctcaacaacaaaaaaatgcttTGGCAGTTTAAGAACAGCTTCTGTTGGGACTCagagggaggaggtgtgatTAGAGGGAGGTATCTTACCATGAGGAGTGCTCTGAGGAAgaggcctgaggaggaggaggaggtgaggtgaaGACTAGCGATGTCGGCTCCATTCCTCTCAGCGCCCAGCGTCACACGTCTGGAGTCCCCCCCAAACTGAGCGATGTTCTTGCGGACCCACTGCAGAGCTGCCACCTGGTCCAGCAAGCCATAGTTCCCTGGGAGGCTGTCTGATCCTTTACATAATATGAAATGTAATATGAATGTAATATTTCATAATATGAAATGTAATATGAATGTAATATTTCATAATATGAAATACGTAACTGTATCATAAAAGCTAGAAGCTTTAACCATTCTGTACATAATCTGATAGAGGAATTTGATATGACAATCACCAACGCCACGTTGACAAGATCCAGACAGGAACCATTTGTGATTACTACCGAAACTGTACAATTCAGTAAATAATCTTCAAGTTAAATCATATAGCCACATATGCATTTAAGGAGCTTTTCACTTTAACTCTGCCTTTTAGTCTGCCATGGTTTCAGTGTAAACACTGTAGCTTATATACCCCCTTCAGTGAAAACCACTTCCTTGTGGTAGAATAACAAGCAGTTAGTCCACGGGTGAATTTAAACAAGGAGCTGCTGGACTGCATTCCCTGCCAACTTAGGCCTATTTTGGCTTCTTGGCTTCTGCAATGGACTAAGCACCAGTCGGTCAAACTCTATAGACGGTGTGGCTGCCAAATACCTTTTCACACAGAACACTGATCTGGCTGCAGTGCAGTTGGAGAGTGCCAGAGAGCAAAATGTGCTGTTTTAGAGGTAGTATAAAGTAGTCAGGAGAGCattatgtcttgtttgtttttaggTCAATGCAGTCAAAGTGTCTCAATGTTCAAAGGTTACATCCAACAAGGAaccaacaaaaataaatgactaTTGCAAAACTTAAGGGgcttaagtatgtgtgtgtgtttgtttttgtgggtggggatgaggatgggggggttaagggtgaccaggtgtcctGCTCAGCCCtgtactgcacagcattttgGCTCTTTGTCCCGCATCCCGCATATCAGACAATGTCCCGTATTTTCATGGCGCTATGTCAAAAGCGGCAACCCAGGACACATTCAGCCCCTACAAAAACAGCCAAGCTAAGGTAGCTAAGAACCTAGGCAATTCGTTTGTGTCCTTTTTCGAAGAATTTTCGGAACCTGATTTTCATCTTGCATTTGTAAAAGACTTAGTTGGGTCCACTGTGAGCACTACCTTTTCAATACGTTGGGGTTGCGCTGCATGATGCCAGCTGCTTTGGTTAAGGACAGTATCCAAACATATGACAGGGTATGTAAGTACCTGTGCTGAGGAACCCAAAGGCAGACACCCTGAAACTAGCTGTGACCACAATGATGTTCCCGACGGCAGCCAGGTAGGAGCCGTCTAAGAGCCCAGGCCCATCTGTGGAGACTGCGGAGGAGGGGTTGTGGAAGAACACCAACACTGGGGCATCTCTCTGTAAAAGCAAATCACATGAGACCCTGAATAGGACCTTAAAGCCATGACTATGCTTACCTGCATGAGGTATTGGGATGGTATTAGTTTGACTTACCAGACCAGCTGGGGCAAATACATTCAGGTACAGACAGTCCTCACTGGTGCCAGAGTTCACTCCAGGCTGTATACAGCTGGGTCTGAGAAATATCACAgatgtatacacaaacatacataaatgtgttatgggAGAGATCACAAAACTTCATtgtgacaaaacacacaaacacacacacacacacacacacacactacacaccttGTAACGGTGGCATCCCAGGACCCTGTCCAGTCAGCTGGCTGAGGTGGGCTGAATCGAAGTGTTTTGATTGGTGGTTGGGCATATGGAATACCCAGGAACTGCCAGACATTCTTCCTGTTGGAGCCAACAGCTGTGACTGCTGACTGTCCCAGGAGCTGCCCGTGGCCAGGAATAACCACTGAGGGCACATCCTGCCTCAGGGctgacactggcacacacacacacacacacacacacacacacacacacacacacacacacacacacacacacacacacacacacacacacacagagacacacacacacacacacacacacacacacacacacacaaacagacagacaaatcatTACTCTCCTTTCAAGGGTAAATAAGGCTGCAATGTTTTTTCCGCATGTTAGTTCCAAAAAGTCCTATGTTGCTAAATGTGTTGGTCAGAATTCCAGACCTACTAAATCTGACAGGCTGTGAGGAAAACAACTGCATAAAAATGGTCTAGACAAGGGTTTCTATGGTGAAATGATGATGAACCCTATGACAAGCTGACACTCCTCTAGAAGAAGAACAGGAGACACAGGAAGGTGGTCTTTTTCACTTTCCCTGACTTTGCCCCAACTGGTTACACAGTTACATAGAATGTAGAGAatgtacgcctgtgtgtgtggcgtgtgtgtgtgtgtgtgtgtgtgtgtgtgtgtgtgtgtggcgtgtgtgtgtgtgtgtgtgtgtgtgtgtgtgtgtgtgtggcgtgtgtgtgtgtggcgtgtgtgtgtgtgtgtgtgtggcgtgtgtgtgtgtgtgtgtgtgtgtgtgtttgagagcgagagagagagagagagagagagagagagacagctcacACATGACCTCACCTGTCCTGAGGTACACCTGAGAGGAAGGCTCTCTGATCCGTAGCCGGCAGTCCTGAGTATCCTCAGAGGGAATGCAGCTGTGCGTGTCAGGATATAGAACACAGCGCGACGCAGACTCCCTGCTCTCCAGGGACACCGCCACACAGGACACACTCCCCTCACAGGCTGCAAatataccacagacacacaccacaacacaacacacaggcgTCAGGGCCTCCAAACAGGATTGCTGAATAACATATATGTAACTTATATGTACTTactgtatatactatatatacatatatactacAACTACAAGAACACATGTGCATATACTGCAACATGCAACAAGAGATGTATGTACACAGTGTAAAACAGTACATATGTATGCTTGTTGTACACAAGAACACATGGATGTATACTGTACAAATTGGCCCATCGAATTATATGGCTTTTATAATGATCTCACCTGCTAGGCACcagtctctcaccctctctgcatCCCCGGCGATGTCTTTGCTGATGTGCACAATATCGaacatggagagagatggatctACTAGGACCACCGATGTGTCCTGGAGCTTCCAGTCCAACATGGTCACTGTGACAGAGGAGCGACATGTGATTTTGTGCAATCTAGAGGCCATTAATGGGGAACCAATAACTGCAATTATGCAGACGTTTTCACCACTGCATGAACTTTCTTGGTCTTGCACTATTGTCATGAACATGACCATGTGCCACTATAAGCCAGTGAAGTGATTTTAGTGGTTGTCGTTGTAATTTAATGTCATTGGACTGTAGTCAACTCTAGACCAATAGTACACCAAGGTCAGTCACTGAACTCTCTTGGACCCCTTACACTGCT is a genomic window of Clupea harengus chromosome 1, Ch_v2.0.2, whole genome shotgun sequence containing:
- the LOC116221871 gene encoding src-like-adapter: MGNAATNLGLLPNRQLRTTTPDSESGDLDQVMLMTLCDYPPADICEPIFRVGERLRLVSEEGYRWKVCSLLTKEENYIPQCHVAKVYHGWLFEGVSRVQAEQLLFLRGNRVGSFLIRESSAGTYSLSIKHRAVKHYRINRLPNNWYYISPRLTFQCLEDLVNHYSDAADGLCCVLTGPCLGSSDCGWTQLNSAPPVDSPHSFDWRCVNSSELLQDEARAASPGEPDSMLSYGVQSSVSSYLSLAAGAQETKRYSWKRRRGRSVYVLQQSHLRNRLAVEEDSYESVP